The following coding sequences lie in one Streptomyces sp. NBC_00510 genomic window:
- a CDS encoding HU family DNA-binding protein, which produces MNRSELVAALSERAEVTRKDADAVLAAFAEVVGEIVAKGDEKVTIPGFLTFERSHRAARTARNPQTGDPIQIPAGYSVKVSAGSKLKEAAKGK; this is translated from the coding sequence ATGAACCGCAGTGAGCTGGTGGCCGCGCTGTCCGAGCGCGCCGAGGTGACCCGCAAGGACGCCGACGCCGTTCTGGCCGCGTTCGCCGAGGTCGTCGGCGAGATCGTCGCCAAGGGCGACGAGAAGGTCACCATCCCCGGCTTCCTCACCTTCGAGCGCAGCCACCGCGCCGCGCGCACCGCGCGCAACCCGCAGACCGGTGACCCGATCCAGATCCCGGCCGGCTACAGCGTGAAGGTCTCCGCGGGCTCGAAGCTCAAGGAAGCCGCCAAGGGCAAGTAG
- a CDS encoding NAD-dependent malic enzyme has translation MATAPSVSYSITVRLEVPASGSAVSQLTTAVEASGGAVHGLDVTASGHEKLRIDVTIAATSTAHADEIVAKLAQIEGVAIGKVSDRTFLMHLGGKIEMASKHPIRNRDDLSMVYTPGVARVCMAIAKNPEDARRLTIKRNSVAVVTDGSAVLGLGNIGPKAALPVMEGKAALFKRFAGIDAWPICLDTQDTDAIVEIVKAIAPGFAGINLEDISAPRCFEIEARLREALDIPVFHDDQHGTAIVVLAALTNALRVVGKQIGDVRVVMSGAGAAGTAILKLLLAAGVKHAVVADIHGVVHSGRQDLVDAGPGTALRWIADNTNPEEITGTLKEAVRGADVFIGVSAPNVLDGEDVAAMADGAIVFALANPDPEVDPAVARETAAVVATGRSDFPNQINNVLVFPGVFRGLLDAQSRTVNTEMMLAAATALADVVSEDELNPNYIIPSVFNDKVAGAVAGAVREAAKSQGLTATP, from the coding sequence ATGGCAACGGCGCCGAGCGTCTCGTACTCAATCACGGTGCGGCTGGAGGTACCCGCGAGCGGATCCGCGGTCAGCCAGCTCACCACGGCCGTGGAAGCCTCCGGTGGCGCCGTCCACGGCCTCGACGTGACCGCTTCCGGCCACGAGAAGCTGCGGATCGACGTGACCATCGCGGCCACCTCGACGGCCCACGCGGACGAGATCGTCGCCAAGCTGGCGCAGATCGAGGGCGTCGCGATCGGCAAGGTCTCCGACCGCACGTTCCTGATGCACCTCGGCGGCAAGATCGAGATGGCGTCGAAGCACCCCATCCGCAACCGTGACGACCTCTCCATGGTCTACACCCCCGGTGTGGCCCGGGTCTGCATGGCGATCGCCAAGAACCCCGAGGACGCCCGCCGGCTGACCATCAAGCGCAACAGCGTCGCGGTGGTCACCGACGGCTCGGCCGTGCTGGGCCTCGGCAACATCGGGCCCAAGGCCGCGCTGCCGGTCATGGAGGGCAAGGCGGCCCTGTTCAAGCGCTTCGCGGGCATCGACGCCTGGCCGATCTGCCTGGACACCCAGGACACCGACGCGATCGTGGAGATCGTCAAGGCGATCGCCCCCGGCTTCGCCGGCATCAACCTGGAGGACATCTCGGCGCCCCGCTGCTTCGAGATCGAGGCCCGGCTGCGCGAGGCCCTGGACATCCCGGTCTTCCACGACGACCAGCACGGCACCGCCATCGTGGTGCTCGCGGCGCTGACCAACGCGCTGCGCGTGGTCGGCAAGCAGATCGGCGACGTACGGGTCGTCATGTCGGGTGCGGGTGCCGCCGGCACGGCCATCCTCAAGCTGCTGCTCGCGGCGGGCGTCAAGCACGCCGTCGTGGCGGACATCCACGGCGTCGTGCACAGCGGCCGGCAGGACCTGGTCGACGCGGGCCCCGGGACGGCGCTGCGCTGGATCGCCGACAACACCAACCCGGAGGAGATCACCGGGACCCTGAAGGAGGCCGTGCGCGGCGCGGACGTCTTCATCGGTGTCTCCGCCCCCAACGTCCTGGACGGCGAGGACGTCGCGGCCATGGCCGACGGCGCCATCGTCTTCGCCCTGGCCAACCCCGACCCCGAGGTGGACCCGGCGGTCGCCCGGGAGACCGCCGCAGTGGTCGCCACGGGCCGCAGCGACTTCCCGAACCAGATCAACAACGTGCTGGTCTTCCCGGGCGTCTTCCGCGGCCTGCTGGACGCCCAGAGCCGCACGGTGAACACCGAGATGATGCTCGCGGCGGCGACCGCCCTCGCGGACGTCGTCAGCGAGGACGAGCTCAACCCGAACTACATCATCCCGAGCGTCTTCAACGACAAGGTCGCGGGCGCCGTCGCCGGTGCCGTCCGTGAGGCCGCCAAGTCGCAGGGCCTCACCGCGACACCGTAA
- a CDS encoding AAA family ATPase, whose translation MAAVRDTEIAVEQTHLDRVYDRLEEKIHEAEFLMDDAVKRGQVGTPGALAERDAQVFRAGLHLNRLNAEFEDFLFGRIDLLLGKDGKKGPDGAYTSVEPADDAIRPDGTAEVAETLHIGRLGVLDADYAPLVIDWRAPAAAPFYRATPVAPGRVVRRRVIRSKGRKVLGVEDDLLRPELTTGLPVVGDGALMAALGQARSHTMRDIVSSIQAEQDVVIRAPAASVTEVTGGPGTGKTAVALHRAAYLLYQDRRRYAGGILVVSPTPLLVAYTEGVLPSLGEEGQVAIRAVGSLVDGAEATTYDDPAVARIKGSLRMLRVLRKAARGVLEHGSGQGRCPDRLRVVAFGRRLELDAEELSGIRHAVLSGTAPVNLLRPRARRLLLDALWRKAGRRFEDPELAAEERQGFDEDVSTEQEFVDFLAAWWPVLTPRGVLAALSDEKRLGRWARRVLTPPEVRRVARSLRRLDPAGNGALSVHDVAMLDELEALLGPPPKVRTREADPLDQLTGLEEVTTFADRMAAGRRSRQDRLDAERTEYAHVIVDEAQDLTPMQWRMVGRRGRAATWTVVGDPAQSSWTDPDEAALARDEALGTRPRRRFTLTVNYRNPAEIADLAAKVLALAMPGSEAPRAVRSTGLVPRFAVTADGGPGEAVRAEAERLLGEVEGTVGVVVAMGRREEARGWLAGLGERVVALGSLEAKGLEYDATLVVSPAEIADESPAGLRVLYVALTRATQRLTVLSGSRDLPDGAGVPDLLRD comes from the coding sequence GTGGCAGCGGTCCGGGACACGGAGATCGCAGTCGAGCAGACGCATCTGGACCGGGTGTACGACCGGCTCGAGGAGAAGATCCACGAGGCGGAGTTCCTCATGGACGACGCCGTCAAGCGCGGCCAGGTCGGCACGCCGGGCGCGCTGGCGGAGCGCGACGCCCAGGTGTTCCGGGCGGGGCTGCACCTGAACCGGCTGAACGCGGAGTTCGAGGACTTCCTCTTCGGCCGGATCGACCTGCTGCTGGGCAAGGACGGCAAGAAGGGTCCGGACGGTGCGTACACCTCCGTGGAGCCCGCCGATGACGCGATCCGGCCCGACGGGACGGCGGAGGTCGCCGAGACCCTGCACATCGGCCGGCTGGGCGTGCTGGACGCGGACTACGCGCCGCTGGTGATCGACTGGCGGGCGCCCGCGGCGGCGCCGTTCTACCGGGCGACGCCGGTCGCGCCCGGCCGGGTCGTGCGGCGGCGCGTCATCCGCTCCAAGGGCCGCAAGGTGCTGGGCGTCGAGGACGACCTGCTGCGCCCGGAGCTGACGACGGGGCTGCCGGTGGTGGGGGACGGCGCGCTGATGGCCGCGCTGGGCCAGGCGCGCAGCCACACGATGCGGGACATCGTCTCCAGCATCCAGGCCGAGCAGGACGTGGTGATCAGGGCCCCCGCGGCCTCCGTCACGGAGGTGACCGGCGGGCCCGGCACGGGGAAGACGGCCGTGGCCCTGCACCGGGCGGCGTACCTGCTGTACCAGGACCGGCGCCGGTACGCGGGCGGGATCCTGGTGGTCAGCCCGACGCCGCTGCTGGTGGCGTACACCGAGGGCGTGCTGCCCTCGCTGGGCGAGGAGGGGCAGGTCGCGATCCGCGCCGTGGGCTCGCTCGTGGACGGTGCCGAGGCGACCACGTACGACGATCCGGCGGTCGCCCGGATCAAGGGCTCGCTGCGGATGCTGAGGGTGCTGCGCAAGGCGGCCCGGGGCGTGCTGGAGCACGGGTCCGGGCAGGGTCGCTGCCCGGACCGGCTGCGGGTGGTGGCGTTCGGGCGGCGGCTGGAGCTGGACGCCGAGGAGCTGTCCGGGATCCGGCACGCCGTGCTGAGCGGTACGGCGCCGGTGAACCTGCTGCGGCCCCGGGCCCGCCGTCTGCTGCTGGACGCGCTGTGGCGCAAGGCCGGGCGCCGTTTCGAGGACCCGGAGCTGGCCGCCGAGGAGCGGCAGGGCTTCGACGAGGACGTCTCCACCGAGCAGGAGTTCGTGGACTTCCTGGCCGCGTGGTGGCCGGTGCTGACCCCGCGCGGGGTGCTGGCGGCGCTCTCCGACGAGAAGCGGCTGGGGCGCTGGGCGCGGCGGGTCCTGACGCCGCCCGAGGTGCGCCGGGTGGCGCGCTCGCTGCGCCGGCTGGACCCCGCGGGCAACGGGGCGCTGTCCGTGCACGACGTCGCGATGCTGGACGAGCTGGAAGCGCTGCTGGGCCCGCCGCCGAAGGTGCGCACCCGGGAGGCGGACCCGCTGGACCAGCTGACCGGTCTGGAGGAGGTCACCACCTTCGCCGACCGGATGGCGGCCGGGCGGCGCAGCCGGCAGGACCGGCTGGACGCGGAGCGCACGGAGTACGCGCACGTGATCGTCGACGAGGCGCAGGACCTCACCCCGATGCAGTGGCGCATGGTGGGCCGCCGGGGCCGTGCCGCGACCTGGACGGTGGTCGGCGACCCCGCGCAGAGTTCGTGGACCGACCCGGACGAGGCGGCCCTGGCCCGTGACGAGGCCCTGGGGACGCGTCCGCGCCGCCGTTTCACCCTCACCGTGAACTACCGCAACCCGGCCGAGATCGCGGACCTGGCGGCGAAGGTGCTGGCGCTGGCCATGCCGGGCAGCGAGGCGCCGCGCGCGGTGCGTTCGACGGGGCTGGTGCCCCGGTTCGCGGTGACCGCCGACGGCGGCCCCGGCGAGGCGGTGCGCGCGGAGGCGGAGCGGCTGCTGGGCGAGGTCGAGGGCACGGTGGGCGTGGTCGTGGCCATGGGCCGCCGTGAGGAGGCCCGGGGCTGGCTGGCGGGGCTGGGCGAGCGCGTCGTGGCGCTGGGCAGCCTGGAGGCCAAGGGGCTGGAGTACGACGCGACGCTGGTCGTCTCGCCCGCGGAGATCGCGGACGAGTCGCCGGCGGGGCTGCGGGTGCTGTACGTGGCCCTGACCCGGGCCACGCAGCGGCTGACGGTGCTCTCCGGCTCCCGCGACCTGCCGGACGGCGCCGGCGTCCCGGACCTGCTGCGGGACTGA
- a CDS encoding uroporphyrinogen-III synthase: MQVRHPDVLPLAGFTVGVTAARRADELCALLERRGAVVMRAPALRIVPLPDDTELLAATKRLLDRGPDVVVATTAIGFRGWIEAADGWGLGEPLLERLRHVELLARGPKVRGAIRAAGLRESWSPASESMAEVLDRLLDEGVDGRRVAVQLHGEPVPGFSEALRAAGAEVVSVPVYRWMPPEDLGPVDRLIDAAVARGLDAVAFTSAPAAASLLDRADRRGLRGELLDALRHDILPACVGPVTALPLQAHEVPTAQPERFRLGPLVQLLAAELPGRVRPLPVAGRRLEIRGHAVVVDGELRAVPPAGMALLRALARRPGWVVSRADLLRVLPGAGRDEHAVETAMARLRAALGVPKLIQTVVKRGYRLALDPAADAKYASA; this comes from the coding sequence ATGCAAGTGCGACACCCAGACGTCCTCCCCTTGGCGGGCTTCACGGTCGGCGTCACCGCGGCCCGCCGCGCCGACGAACTGTGCGCCCTCCTCGAACGGCGCGGCGCCGTCGTGATGCGGGCCCCCGCGCTGCGGATCGTCCCGCTGCCGGACGACACCGAACTGCTCGCCGCGACCAAGCGGCTGCTCGACCGCGGCCCCGACGTCGTGGTGGCCACCACGGCGATCGGCTTCCGCGGCTGGATCGAGGCCGCCGACGGCTGGGGGCTCGGCGAGCCCCTGCTGGAACGGCTGCGCCACGTCGAACTGCTCGCCCGCGGCCCCAAGGTGCGCGGCGCGATCCGCGCGGCCGGGCTCAGGGAGTCCTGGTCGCCGGCGTCCGAGTCGATGGCGGAGGTCCTCGACCGCCTGCTGGACGAGGGCGTCGACGGCCGGCGCGTCGCCGTCCAGCTGCACGGGGAGCCGGTGCCCGGCTTCAGCGAGGCACTGCGCGCGGCCGGCGCGGAGGTCGTGAGCGTCCCCGTCTACCGCTGGATGCCGCCGGAGGACCTGGGCCCGGTCGACCGGCTCATCGACGCGGCCGTCGCGCGCGGACTGGACGCGGTCGCCTTCACCAGCGCCCCCGCGGCGGCCTCGTTGCTGGACCGGGCCGACCGCCGGGGCCTGCGCGGCGAACTCCTCGACGCCCTGCGCCACGACATCCTCCCGGCCTGCGTGGGCCCCGTCACGGCGCTCCCCCTGCAGGCCCACGAGGTGCCCACCGCCCAGCCCGAACGCTTCCGCCTCGGGCCGCTCGTCCAGCTGCTCGCCGCGGAGCTCCCGGGGCGGGTGCGTCCCCTCCCCGTCGCCGGACGGCGCCTGGAGATCCGCGGCCACGCGGTCGTCGTCGACGGGGAGCTGCGCGCCGTCCCCCCGGCCGGGATGGCCCTGCTCCGCGCCCTCGCCCGGCGCCCCGGGTGGGTCGTCTCCCGGGCCGACCTGCTCCGGGTGCTGCCGGGGGCGGGGCGCGACGAGCACGCCGTCGAGACGGCGATGGCGCGGTTGCGGGCGGCGCTGGGGGTGCCGAAGCTCATCCAGACGGTGGTAAAGCGGGGGTACCGGCTTGCGCTCGATCCGGCTGCGGACGCCAAGTACGCCTCCGCGTGA
- a CDS encoding NarK/NasA family nitrate transporter, which produces MTAASTTARKGGRWIERWDPEDEGSWENGGRRVAHRNLLFSVLSEHVGFSVWTLWSVMVLFMGPEYGIDPAGKFFLVAMATAVGALVRVPYTFAVARFGGRNWTVLSALMLLLPTIAAAVVMEPGTSYGTFLAVAALTGVGGGNFASSMTNINSFFPLRKKGWALGLNAGGGNIGVPVVQLVGLLVIGTAGAGHPRLLLAVYIPLIVVAATLAALYMDNLAPVRNDTGAAALAVKDAHTWIMSFLYIGTFGSFIGYSFAFGLVLQNQFARTPLQAASVTFVGPLLGSLIRPVGGRLADRFGGARITLWNFLAMAAATAVIVLASAQKSLALFSGAFVALFILTGLGNGSTYKMIPGIYAAKAAAKGLTGEAAASYGRRLSGAAMGLIGAVGALGGLGINLAFRQSFLTRGTGTPAFVTFLAVYAVCFAVTWAVYLRRPAPAPAPAAVPGAGAEPEPRLSYAEV; this is translated from the coding sequence ATGACTGCCGCGAGCACCACAGCACGCAAGGGCGGCCGCTGGATCGAACGGTGGGACCCCGAGGACGAGGGGTCCTGGGAGAACGGCGGCCGGCGCGTCGCCCACCGGAACCTGCTCTTCTCCGTCCTGTCCGAGCACGTCGGCTTCTCCGTCTGGACGCTCTGGTCGGTCATGGTGCTCTTCATGGGCCCGGAGTACGGCATCGACCCCGCCGGGAAGTTCTTCCTGGTCGCCATGGCCACGGCGGTCGGCGCCCTGGTCCGCGTCCCGTACACCTTCGCCGTCGCGCGCTTCGGCGGCCGCAACTGGACTGTCCTCAGCGCGCTCATGCTGCTGCTGCCGACGATCGCCGCCGCCGTCGTCATGGAGCCCGGCACCTCCTACGGCACCTTCCTCGCCGTCGCCGCGCTGACCGGGGTCGGCGGCGGCAACTTCGCCTCCTCCATGACCAACATCAACTCCTTCTTCCCGCTCCGGAAGAAGGGCTGGGCGCTCGGCCTCAACGCGGGCGGCGGCAACATCGGCGTGCCGGTCGTCCAACTGGTCGGCCTGCTGGTCATCGGCACGGCCGGCGCCGGCCACCCGCGGCTGCTGCTCGCCGTCTACATCCCGCTCATCGTGGTCGCCGCCACGCTCGCGGCCCTGTACATGGACAACCTCGCGCCCGTGCGGAACGACACCGGCGCGGCCGCCCTGGCGGTGAAGGACGCCCACACCTGGATCATGTCCTTCCTCTACATCGGCACCTTCGGGTCCTTCATCGGCTACAGCTTCGCCTTCGGGCTCGTCCTGCAGAACCAGTTCGCCCGCACCCCGCTGCAGGCCGCGTCCGTCACCTTCGTCGGCCCGCTGCTCGGCTCGCTGATCCGCCCGGTCGGCGGGCGGCTCGCCGACCGCTTCGGCGGCGCGCGGATCACCCTGTGGAACTTCCTGGCGATGGCCGCCGCCACCGCCGTGATCGTCCTCGCCTCGGCACAGAAGTCCCTGGCGCTGTTCTCCGGCGCCTTCGTCGCCCTGTTCATCCTGACCGGCCTCGGCAACGGCTCGACGTACAAGATGATCCCGGGCATCTACGCCGCCAAGGCCGCGGCCAAGGGCCTGACCGGCGAAGCCGCGGCCTCCTACGGACGCCGGCTGTCCGGCGCCGCGATGGGCCTGATCGGTGCCGTCGGCGCGCTCGGCGGCCTCGGCATCAACCTCGCGTTCCGGCAGTCCTTCCTCACCCGGGGCACCGGCACCCCGGCGTTCGTCACCTTCCTGGCCGTCTACGCGGTCTGCTTCGCGGTCACCTGGGCCGTATACCTGCGCAGGCCCGCGCCGGCCCCCGCCCCGGCGGCCGTGCCCGGTGCCGGGGCCGAGCCGGAGCCGCGGCTCTCCTACGCGGAGGTGTAG